CACCGGCCGCGGACCGCGCGAGGGTGCGGCCCATCAGCGGCGACAGGGCCCGGACGGCGTACGCCACGTCGTCGATCTCGGTCCGCGTGAGGGCCTGGTCGCCGTCGCAGAGTGCGGTCCCCGGCTCGGGGTGCACGTCGATCATGACGCCGTCCGCGCCGGCGGCGAGCGCGGCGCGGGTCAGCGGAAGGACGAGGTCCCGGCGGCCGCCCGAGTGCGAGGGGTCCACGATGACCGGCAGGTGGGAGAGGCGCTGGACGACCGGTACGGCGCTGATGTCCAGGGTGTTGCGGGTGGCGGTCTCGAAGGTGCGGATGCCGCGCTCGCAGAGCACGATGTCGAGGTTGCCGCGCTGGGCGATGTATTCGGCGGCCATCAGCCACTCCTCGACGGTGGCGCCGAAGCCGCGCTTGAGCAGCACGGGCCTGCCCGCCGCGCCCACCTCCTGGAGCAGGGCGAAGTTGTGCATGTTGCGGGTGCCGATCTGCAGCATGTCGGCGTAGGGAGCGACGAGTTCGACGCTGGCCGGGTCGATGACCTCGGTCACCACGGGCAGCCCCGTCTCGTCCCGCACGTCGGCGAGGATGCGCAGTCCGCTCTCGCCGAGCCCCTGGTAGGCGT
The window above is part of the Streptomyces venezuelae genome. Proteins encoded here:
- the aroF gene encoding 3-deoxy-7-phosphoheptulonate synthase is translated as MMAPEATQRDVDAVVDLVRTAGGDAFVSRGVTRTIVGLVGDVAAFGALNLAHLRGVLDVVRISALYKLVSREHHLDRSVVSVAGVPIGPGTLTVIAGPCAVETPSQTLAAARMAKAAGASLLRGGAFKPRTSPYAYQGLGESGLRILADVRDETGLPVVTEVIDPASVELVAPYADMLQIGTRNMHNFALLQEVGAAGRPVLLKRGFGATVEEWLMAAEYIAQRGNLDIVLCERGIRTFETATRNTLDISAVPVVQRLSHLPVIVDPSHSGGRRDLVLPLTRAALAAGADGVMIDVHPEPGTALCDGDQALTRTEIDDVAYAVRALSPLMGRTLARSAAGAQAGRGE